From Azospirillum brasilense:
CCGCCGGATCGCGCCCGCGCCCGCCGGTCGAGAACTGGACGATCATCCCCGGGCAGTGCCTGACGATGCCCTCCTGCACGCGGGCGAAGAGTTCGGGGTCGGAGGAGGGGCTTTCGTCCGGATTCCGGACATGGATGTGGACCAGGGATGCGCCGGCCTCGAACGCCTCGTGCGTGGACTCGACCTGCTCCGATACGGTAACCGGCACCGCCGGGTTGTCCTTCTTGCGCGGAACGGAGCCCGTGATCGCGACGGTGATGATGGTGGGTTTCATGACTAACATCCTTGAACGCTGGGGCGGAAATCAGGCGACCTCGGCGGCCGGTTGACCTGTGGTTCGCGTGTCGGGGAGGACATGAGCGGCCGTGGCGTGCGTCGGCTGGGGTGCGAGCCGTCCCTTCACGAGCATGGCGATGCCGGCGATGACCACGGGGATGCCCACGATGGCGAAGGCGGTCGGCAGGCCCAGGCCGCTGGCGAGGATCGCGCCGCCGACCATCGACCCCAGCACCGAACCGCTGCGGCCGATCCCGTTCGCCCAGGCGACGCCGGTCGCGCGGCTGGCCGTGGGGTAATAGCCGGCGGCCAGAGCGTTGACCCCGACCTGCGATCCGGCAAGGCAGAAGCCCGCACCGAAGACCGCAACCCCCAGCAGCCACGGCGACACCGTCGCACTGCCGATCAGGGCGATGAACAGGGCCGCCGAGGCGTAGGACACGCCGAGCACGCGATGGGGGTCCATCCGGTCCATCAGCGCCCCGATCAGCAGCGCACCGATGGTGCCGCCGATTTGCAGCAGCATGGCCATCAGGGACGCGTCCTTCAGGGACATGCCGGCGCCGCTGATCACGGTCGGCAGCCAGCTCGCCAGCAGGTAGAAAACCAGCAGGCTCATGAAGAAAGTGAGCCAGAGCAGAAGCGTGCCCTTGATCAGGTCGGGTTTGACGAGTTGCGCCACCGGCGAGCCCTTTGGCTTGGCGATCCCGACGAAGGTCGCGCCATCGAGATCCGCATCGGGCGCGCTTGCGGAGCACGGCGGCGATCCGCTCGGATGGGGCGTTCCTCAGCACCAGGAAGCGCACGGACTCGGGCAGGGCGATGAGGAGGAGCGGAACCATGGCGAGCGGCGCAATGCCACCGATCAGCAGAACGGAAGGCCACCCGTAGCTGGCGACGAGCTGCGCGGCGGCGAGCCCGCCCAGGGCCGAGCCTAGCGTGAAGCCGCAGAACATCACCGTGGTCAGGAAGGAGCGACGCTTCTCCGGACAGAACTCCGACGTCAGCGTGATCGCGTTCGGCATCGCCCCGCCCAGGCCCATGCCGGTCAGGAAACGCAGCACGATCAGCATCTCGAGCGACGTTGACCAGGCGGAGAGCCAGGCTGGTCGCGCCGAAGAACACGACGGTCAGGATCAGGGCATACTTCCGACCGATCCTGTCGGCGAGCGGGCCGAAGATGAAGGCACCCACCATCAGGCCGAAGAGACCGGCGCCGAACACGGGCGCGAGCTGCCCCGGCGTCAGTTGCCAATCGGCCCTGAGGGCCGGCGCGATGAAGCCGATGGCCGCCGTGTCGAAGCCGTCGATGGCGACGATGATGAAGCACAGGGCGATGATCGTGATCTGGAATCGCGAAAGTTTGTGCGAATTGATGAAGTCTTGGACGTCGATGGTCCGGGCGTGCGCCATGGTTTCCTCCCTCTTTGTGTTGTGATGGACGCCGATGCGGGATCAGACCGCGTCGCGGTGGATCTGGAAGCCGGCGAAGGACCGGCTGACCGGCATGATTTCCAGGCCGCTGACGTTCAGGGACGCGCGGGGCCGGCATCCGCCCGGCCGCGTTCGTTGGCATCCCAGGGGACGACCCGTTGACGGTCTCGATGATCTGTAGAAGTGCCGTGGAGGAGGCGGCTCAGCCGAGGTCGCCGCCGGCAACCGGCAGTATCGTGCCGGTGATGTAGGAGGCCTCGTCGGAGGCCAGGAACAGGATCGCCGCCGCCTGTTCCCCAAGCGTCCCATAACGCTTCATGAAACTCGATTTGATCGTCTGGTCCACGATGCGCTGGTACCAGACCTTCTCTTGCTCGCTCTGCTCGCCGGGGTTCCGGGGAACCCGGCGGGGCGGCGCCTCCGTGCCGCCGGGGGCCGTTCCGACGACGCGGATTCCGTGCTCGGCGTATTCGAAGGCCAGGGAAGCGGTGATCGCGTTCACTCCACCCTTTGCCGCCGCGTAGGGCACGCGGTGCACGCCGCGCGTGGCGACCGACGACACGTTCACGATCACGCCCCTGCGCCGTTCGAGCATGTGCGGCAGCGCCGCGCGGCAGCACCACAGGGTCGGGAACAGCGAGCGGCGGACCTCCGCCTCGATCTCCCGCTCCCGGTACTCGGCGTAGGGCTTGGCCCAGATCGTTCCGCCGACGTTGTTGACGAGGATGTCGATGCGGCCGAACCCCTCCATGGCGGCGGCCATCGATGCCTCGGCACCGGCGTAGGTTTCCAGGTCGGCGGTGACCGCCAGCGCCCTGCCCCCGGTTGCGCCGATCTCCTCGCGGACCTCGTGGACGAGGTCGGAACGATCCACCAGGACAACTCGTCCGCCCTCGTGGGCGGCGTTGACGGCGACCGTGCGGCCGATGCCCTGCGCGGCGCCGGTGACGACCAACACCTTGCCATCGAAACGCTGACGCCCCCCTTTGACAAATGGGCTCATGATGCGCCTCCCTCGCTCGGCGCGAACTTCTCATAGTGGAAGTTCACGGGGGTGATGCCCTGGTCGCGGAAGAAGACGCGCACGGCTTCGACCATCGGCGGCGGGCCGCAGAGGTAGACGTCCATGTCGCCCGCGTTCAGGTGCCGCTCGTCGAGGTGATGCGTGACGTAGCCCTTCAGCGGGTGGTTGCTGCCCTCATTGGCGACGCAGGTCGCGAAGGTGAGGCCGGGGATGCGCTTGGCGTGGTTTGCGATGGTTTCCACCTCGACGAGGTCGCCGTCGTTGGTGACCCCGTAGACGAGGTGGATCGGGTGGTCGCAGCCGGTCTCCACCATCTTGCCCAGCATGGACAGGAATGGCGCCAGACCCGTTCCACCCGCCAGCATCAGAACCGGCCGCTTGGTGTCGCGCAGATAGAAGCCGCCGAGCGGCCCCTTGACGGTCAGCCGGTCGCCGGGCTTAGCCCGTTCGGCCAGATAGCCGCTCATCAGGCCGCCCGGCACGTTGCGGATCAAAAAGGTGGTGATCTCCGCACCCGGCGGGGAGCTGAAAGAATAGGAGCGGGTCTCGCTGGTGCCTGGCACCTGGATATTGACGTACTGGCCAGGCAGGAAGGCGAGCCGGCTGGCGTTCTCCAGCTTCAGGGACAGGTTGAAGGTGCTGTCGGAAAGTTTGTCCACACCGACGACCTCGGCGGCATAATCGGTCGCCTGCGTCTTGCACACCTCCGAAGAGGCTTCGATCCGCAGCACGACGTCGGATTGCGGCCGCATCTGGCAGGTCAGGCAGTAGCCTTCCCCGGCCTCCTCGTCGGTCAGCGCGTCCTCGATGTAGTCGCCGCCGTCGTAGCGCCCGGCCTCGCAGAAGCTCTTGCAGGTGCCGCAGGCGCCGTCGCGGCAGTCGAGCGGGATGTTGATCCCCTGGCGATAGGCGGCGTCGGCCACCGTCTCGCCGGGATTGCTCTGAATGAAGCGGGTGATCCCGTCTTCAAAGTTGAGAGCGATGTTGAAGCTCATGGTCGCCTCCCTGACCCTAAGTCCTCCAGCCCAAACACCGGAGCGAACGGATCAGACGTGATAGATGTCGATGACGTGATGGATGTAGTCGTTCTTAAGGATGACTTTCTTGTTCTTGACCAACGGCGCCTTTCCCGAAACATCGAGCGTGTAGAACGAGGTGCCGAAGTAGATATCCGTGGTCTTGTAGCGGTGGTTCAGCGTGAACCAATTGAAGCGCAGCTTGACCGTGCCGCCCTGCCGCTCCAGAACCTCGACGTTGCTGATGTTGTGCGAGGTGCGCGGCTCGGGCAGGCTGGTGGCGCTCGACCGCTCGGTCTTGATGCGGAACACCCGGTCCTCCAGGCCGCCGCGGCTGGCGTAGTAGATCAGCGAGATTTCGCGGTGAGGGTCGGCCACCAGGGTGCCGTCGTCGTCCCAGGCCGGCATCCAGAACTCGGCGTCCGGCGCGTAGAGGGTCAGCCACTCGTCCCATTGCTTGTCGTCGAGCAGACGCGCCTCGCGGTAGAGGAAGGCCAGAAGGGTCTCATAGGAGACGGTCGCGGGGGCAACGCTGGTCATCTCGGAAACAGTCATGGCGCAATCCTCCTTCAGGACATCTTGTCCGCGTTGGCCGCCAGGGCCTTGCGCATCGTGTCCTGCCAATGCTGGTGCTGCACGACGAACAGCCCCTCGTCCTCGGTCTTGACGCCGCTCATCAGCGGCTTGAGGCCGATCGTTTCCGCATTGGCGTCGGCACCCATGACCCAGTGGGCGGCACCGCGGGTCATGTCGTTCCACGCCGCCGCGCTGCCCATGTAGCCGATCTGGCAGGACCGGAACTCCTCCAGGTCGTCCGGCGTCGCCATACCGCTGGCGTTGAAGAAGTCCTCATACTGGCGGATGCGCCGGGCGCGCGCCGCAGCACTCTCGTTCTTCGGCGCGATGCAGTAGATCGTCACCTCGGTCTTATCGACGCTGATCGGCCGGTAAGTGCGGATCTGCGAACCGAACTGGTCCATCAGGTACACATTGGGGTAGAGGCACAGGTTGCGCGAGATGCCGATCATCCAGTCCGCCCGCGCCGCGCCATGCTGCGCGACCAACTCGGCGCGGCGCTCGTAAAGCGGACGGTCCTCCGGATTCGACCAGCGGCTCCACAGCAGCAGGTGGCCGTTCTCGAAGGAGTAGAAGCCGCCGCCCTGCTTGGCCCAACCGCCCGCGTCCATGGCACGCGTCGTGTCGGGGATGGCGGCGGTCTTGCGACGGCCGGTCGTCGCGGCGTAGTTCCAGTGGACCGCGCTGACGTGATAGCCATCGGCGCCGTTTTCGGTCTGGAGCTTCCAGTTGCCGTCGTAGACGTAGGTGGAGGAACCGCGCAGCACCTCCAGCCCGTCCGGCGACTGGTCGACGATCAGATCGATGATCTTCGCCGCCTCGCCCAGGTGTTCGACCAGCGGCGGGACGTCCGGGTTGAGGCTGCCGAACAGG
This genomic window contains:
- the benC gene encoding benzoate 1,2-dioxygenase electron transfer component BenC, producing MSFNIALNFEDGITRFIQSNPGETVADAAYRQGINIPLDCRDGACGTCKSFCEAGRYDGGDYIEDALTDEEAGEGYCLTCQMRPQSDVVLRIEASSEVCKTQATDYAAEVVGVDKLSDSTFNLSLKLENASRLAFLPGQYVNIQVPGTSETRSYSFSSPPGAEITTFLIRNVPGGLMSGYLAERAKPGDRLTVKGPLGGFYLRDTKRPVLMLAGGTGLAPFLSMLGKMVETGCDHPIHLVYGVTNDGDLVEVETIANHAKRIPGLTFATCVANEGSNHPLKGYVTHHLDERHLNAGDMDVYLCGPPPMVEAVRVFFRDQGITPVNFHYEKFAPSEGGAS
- the benA gene encoding benzoate 1,2-dioxygenase large subunit, whose amino-acid sequence is MAIDLMERIEGAVVEDKERGLYRCKRDIFTDPELFELEMKHIFEGNWIYLAHESQIPNKNDYFTTHMGRQPIFIARNKSGDLNAFINACSHRGAMLCRHKRANKATYTCPFHGWTFNNSGKLLKVKDPEGAGYPESFNKDGSHDLKKVPRFESYRGFLFGSLNPDVPPLVEHLGEAAKIIDLIVDQSPDGLEVLRGSSTYVYDGNWKLQTENGADGYHVSAVHWNYAATTGRRKTAAIPDTTRAMDAGGWAKQGGGFYSFENGHLLLWSRWSNPEDRPLYERRAELVAQHGAARADWMIGISRNLCLYPNVYLMDQFGSQIRTYRPISVDKTEVTIYCIAPKNESAAARARRIRQYEDFFNASGMATPDDLEEFRSCQIGYMGSAAAWNDMTRGAAHWVMGADANAETIGLKPLMSGVKTEDEGLFVVQHQHWQDTMRKALAANADKMS
- the benB gene encoding benzoate 1,2-dioxygenase small subunit, with the translated sequence MTSVAPATVSYETLLAFLYREARLLDDKQWDEWLTLYAPDAEFWMPAWDDDGTLVADPHREISLIYYASRGGLEDRVFRIKTERSSATSLPEPRTSHNISNVEVLERQGGTVKLRFNWFTLNHRYKTTDIYFGTSFYTLDVSGKAPLVKNKKVILKNDYIHHVIDIYHV
- a CDS encoding 1,6-dihydroxycyclohexa-2,4-diene-1-carboxylate dehydrogenase — protein: MSPFVKGGRQRFDGKVLVVTGAAQGIGRTVAVNAAHEGGRVVLVDRSDLVHEVREEIGATGGRALAVTADLETYAGAEASMAAAMEGFGRIDILVNNVGGTIWAKPYAEYREREIEAEVRRSLFPTLWCCRAALPHMLERRRGVIVNVSSVATRGVHRVPYAAAKGGVNAITASLAFEYAEHGIRVVGTAPGGTEAPPRRVPRNPGEQSEQEKVWYQRIVDQTIKSSFMKRYGTLGEQAAAILFLASDEASYITGTILPVAGGDLG